In Paenibacillus guangzhouensis, a single window of DNA contains:
- a CDS encoding accessory gene regulator B family protein → MLEKIATQLGTYIYEHSKYTPISLKKTIFQLHVFFTNASVLMTGIIVSLVMHHVGSFLVFYFGFMILRMLSGSLWHLSDSTACYIVSSVLLIVLPMFNYAEYMNQISYLAIIILAILAPILKGKPTLHSKLILKSIALLCVLMNLYFIESSTLAMAFLIQSLTLIPLTKKGLNKLWRQ, encoded by the coding sequence ATGCTCGAGAAAATTGCAACCCAACTAGGGACATACATATACGAACACAGTAAATACACTCCGATTTCACTGAAAAAAACGATCTTTCAACTGCATGTGTTCTTCACCAATGCATCCGTACTTATGACGGGAATCATCGTCTCGCTTGTCATGCATCATGTCGGATCTTTTTTGGTTTTTTACTTTGGGTTTATGATCCTTCGTATGCTGAGCGGCAGCCTCTGGCACCTGAGTGATAGTACGGCTTGTTATATCGTCTCTAGCGTACTATTGATCGTACTTCCGATGTTCAACTATGCCGAATATATGAATCAAATTTCATATCTTGCGATCATCATACTCGCTATTCTAGCACCCATTCTCAAAGGAAAGCCCACCCTACACAGCAAACTAATATTAAAAAGCATAGCATTGTTATGTGTACTCATGAATCTTTATTTTATCGAATCATCTACTCTTGCAATGGCCTTTTTAATACAATCTCTTACACTCATCCCACTAACTAAAAAAGGACTGAACAAGCTATGGCGGCAATAA
- the sucC gene encoding ADP-forming succinate--CoA ligase subunit beta, whose product MNIHEYQGKEVLRQYGVAVPQGKVAFSVDEAVEAAESLGTPVVVVKAQIHAGGRGKAGGVKVAKNLDEVRTYAEQILGKVLVTHQTGPEGKEVKRLLIEQGCDIKKEYYVGVVVDRGTGRVVMMASEEGGMEIEEVAAHSPEKIIKEVIDPAIGLQAFQARKLAYAINIPTELVNKAAQFMMALYSAFVDKDCSIAEINPLVVTGDGQVMALDAKLNFDSNALYRHKDIQALRDLDEEDQKEIEASKFDLSYIALDGNIGCMVNGAGLAMATMDIIKYYGGDPANFLDVGGGATKEKVTEAFKIILSDENVKGIFVNIFGGIMRCDVIADGVVAAAKEIGLDRPLVVRLEGTNVEIGKRILNESGLNIVSADSMADGAQKIVKLVEAV is encoded by the coding sequence ATGAATATCCATGAGTATCAAGGAAAAGAAGTCCTGAGACAGTATGGAGTTGCCGTTCCCCAAGGGAAGGTTGCATTTTCTGTAGATGAGGCAGTTGAAGCGGCGGAGTCATTAGGTACCCCTGTAGTCGTGGTAAAAGCACAGATTCATGCTGGTGGCCGCGGTAAAGCGGGCGGTGTTAAAGTAGCTAAAAATCTGGATGAAGTGCGGACATATGCTGAGCAAATTCTTGGTAAAGTTCTCGTGACGCATCAGACAGGTCCTGAAGGTAAAGAAGTTAAGCGCTTGCTGATCGAGCAGGGCTGCGATATTAAAAAAGAATATTACGTTGGTGTTGTTGTAGATCGCGGCACGGGTCGCGTTGTTATGATGGCATCCGAAGAAGGCGGTATGGAGATTGAAGAAGTTGCCGCTCATTCGCCAGAGAAAATTATTAAAGAGGTCATCGATCCAGCGATTGGATTGCAAGCATTCCAAGCTCGTAAATTGGCATATGCCATTAACATTCCTACAGAACTTGTGAATAAAGCAGCCCAGTTCATGATGGCTCTATATAGCGCATTTGTTGATAAGGATTGCTCGATTGCCGAGATCAATCCGCTTGTTGTGACTGGCGATGGCCAAGTGATGGCGCTCGATGCGAAGCTCAACTTTGATTCGAATGCATTGTACCGTCACAAAGACATTCAAGCGCTTCGCGATTTGGATGAAGAAGACCAGAAGGAAATTGAAGCATCGAAATTCGACCTCAGTTACATTGCATTAGATGGCAACATCGGATGTATGGTTAACGGTGCCGGACTTGCGATGGCGACGATGGACATCATCAAATATTATGGCGGCGACCCTGCGAACTTCCTTGATGTAGGGGGCGGTGCAACCAAAGAGAAAGTTACTGAAGCCTTCAAAATCATCCTTTCCGATGAGAACGTGAAAGGGATTTTTGTCAATATTTTCGGCGGCATCATGCGTTGCGATGTTATCGCTGACGGCGTCGTTGCGGCTGCCAAAGAAATTGGCCTCGATCGTCCGCTTGTCGTACGTCTTGAAGGTACGAACGTTGAGATCGGCAAACGCATTCTGAACGAATCCGGCTTGAATATTGTATCTGCGGATTCGATGGCAGATGGCGCTCAGAAAATCGTAAAGCTCGTTGAAGCTGTTTAA
- the sucD gene encoding succinate--CoA ligase subunit alpha has product MSILINKNTKVITQNMTGKTGMFHTKGGLEYGTQMVGGVASGKGGMNVDFELENGTVVTLPMFNTVVEAVAATGATASVIYVPPAFAADAIMEAVDAELELVICITEGIPVLDMVKVKRYMEGKKTILIGPNCPGVITPDECKIGIMPGYIHTKGHVGVVSRSGTLTYEAVHQLTTRGIGQSSAVGIGGDPVKGSEFIDILRLFNEDPDTHAVIMIGEIGGTAEEEAAEWIQENMTKPVVGFIGGATAPEGKRMGHAGAIISGGKGTAAEKIAKLESCGIRVAPTPSEMGSTLVAVLEERGMLQKCLTK; this is encoded by the coding sequence ATGAGTATTTTGATCAATAAGAATACAAAAGTCATTACACAGAACATGACAGGTAAAACAGGGATGTTCCATACCAAAGGCGGCTTGGAATACGGTACTCAAATGGTAGGCGGCGTTGCATCAGGCAAAGGCGGAATGAACGTCGATTTCGAACTTGAGAACGGTACTGTTGTGACATTGCCAATGTTCAATACCGTTGTTGAAGCGGTTGCTGCAACTGGCGCGACAGCAAGCGTGATCTACGTTCCGCCAGCATTTGCTGCGGATGCGATCATGGAAGCGGTAGATGCGGAGCTGGAACTCGTAATCTGTATTACAGAGGGAATTCCTGTTCTGGATATGGTCAAAGTGAAGCGTTACATGGAAGGTAAGAAGACGATTCTAATCGGACCGAACTGCCCAGGCGTGATTACGCCGGATGAGTGCAAAATCGGTATTATGCCTGGATATATTCATACCAAAGGTCATGTTGGTGTTGTATCCCGCAGTGGAACACTCACTTACGAAGCGGTTCATCAATTGACGACACGCGGCATCGGTCAATCGTCAGCTGTAGGGATTGGCGGCGACCCGGTAAAAGGCTCGGAGTTCATCGACATTCTTCGATTGTTCAACGAAGATCCAGATACGCATGCAGTGATTATGATTGGTGAGATCGGCGGAACGGCTGAAGAGGAAGCCGCGGAATGGATTCAAGAGAACATGACGAAGCCAGTCGTAGGTTTTATTGGCGGTGCTACAGCGCCAGAAGGTAAACGTATGGGTCATGCGGGTGCAATCATCTCCGGCGGTAAAGGTACGGCAGCTGAGAAAATTGCGAAGCTTGAATCTTGCGGTATTCGCGTTGCTCCAACGCCTTCTGAGATGGGCTCAACGCTAGTGGCAGTCCTAGAAGAGCGCGGTATGCTTCAGAAATGTCTAACGAAATAA
- the dprA gene encoding DNA-processing protein DprA, giving the protein MIEDRLVLIGLHQLEGIGSRTIQILHQNLQSFHELFTLDKVDLVAMGIPTERATYMKEHVTLERIEQAVERYNQSQIGIITILDPEYPELLRETPAPPWVLYTMGNQSLLKEPSIGMVGTRVPTAYGKKVADWLAVDLCEAGFTIVSGLARGIDSCCHRGALQAKGNTIAVLGTSIHTIYPPENRALHEEITANGLIVSEYPIGKKSHPGLFPLRNRIIAGLSIGTVVVEAGVKSGSLITADAALEASREVFAVPGPITSPKSQGTLNLLRQGAKLVVTANDIIEEFPLVQSNARSIEIFEPYSMPALTTEEETIYRLIEPEPIAFDTLLEKSESNFGHLHSVLLSLLIKKVISQLPGSVYIANS; this is encoded by the coding sequence ATGATAGAAGATCGTCTCGTATTAATTGGGTTGCATCAGTTAGAGGGTATTGGTTCAAGGACGATTCAAATCTTACATCAAAATTTGCAATCATTCCATGAATTGTTTACTTTAGATAAGGTGGATCTCGTTGCAATGGGGATTCCCACAGAACGAGCTACTTATATGAAGGAACACGTTACACTTGAGAGAATCGAACAGGCTGTAGAACGCTATAATCAGTCTCAGATCGGTATTATTACGATATTAGACCCGGAATATCCTGAACTACTCCGCGAGACGCCTGCGCCCCCTTGGGTGCTGTATACGATGGGTAATCAATCCCTGCTGAAGGAACCTTCCATCGGTATGGTGGGGACACGCGTGCCAACGGCATACGGGAAAAAAGTGGCTGATTGGTTAGCTGTTGATTTGTGCGAAGCAGGATTTACAATCGTTAGCGGACTGGCGCGAGGAATCGATAGCTGTTGTCATCGGGGTGCGCTGCAAGCGAAAGGCAATACGATCGCTGTGCTAGGAACGAGCATTCATACGATCTATCCACCTGAGAATCGTGCGCTCCATGAGGAGATTACGGCGAATGGATTGATTGTATCCGAGTATCCGATAGGCAAAAAGTCACACCCGGGACTATTCCCGCTTCGTAATCGAATTATTGCGGGCCTTAGCATAGGGACGGTCGTCGTCGAGGCTGGTGTAAAGAGCGGATCGTTAATTACAGCGGATGCCGCGCTAGAAGCTTCTAGGGAAGTATTCGCTGTTCCTGGCCCGATTACATCACCGAAGAGTCAAGGCACGCTGAACCTATTGCGTCAAGGAGCGAAGCTTGTTGTTACGGCAAATGATATTATTGAAGAGTTTCCATTGGTACAGTCGAATGCGCGATCAATTGAAATTTTTGAACCATATTCCATGCCGGCATTGACAACAGAGGAGGAAACCATATATCGTTTAATCGAACCGGAGCCTATTGCATTTGATACACTTCTGGAAAAAAGTGAAAGTAATTTTGGACATTTGCATTCAGTTCTGTTATCTTTACTAATAAAAAAGGTAATTAGCCAACTTCCGGGTTCTGTGTATATAGCGAATTCATAA